From Borrelia sp. RT5S, the proteins below share one genomic window:
- a CDS encoding penicillin-binding protein yields the protein MRKNSTSKLRLNIVLIAFLIITILSIYKYFVLMSLKNTIYFPKNIDSTSKRGSIYDRNGKVMAFSSQSYSVGTDISKIKDIVNTSETLGAILKIEPEILKKELSEKKGFMYIKRKVPREESDLVKRIQSEGRLKEITLYPDHTRIYPFRGLSSNITGFVGTDNIGLNGIELSLNSTLNKDPTKQQSINENLSTNNIYLTIDMDLQRNVNQITKKYFKENNPESMLAIIMDAKNGDIISMLQFPQYDANYYSKYPKDIWNNFATSLTYEPGSINKIFTVAIILDSGRLNLNEKFLDNGIYQKKFKSGELITIKTLNPPYDYIDSSGILIHSSNVGIAHITDKVNNEYFYTKLLDFGFGEKVGFPFPGETKGLLKHHSKWSGRSKPTIGFGQEIGVSAIQILQAASVLSNNGIMIKPKIIKKISNETENTIQEFQKEEVRKVISSRTAKEVLKMMREVVNKGGIPKLKIKNLNISAKSGTSQVIDKTTGKYSEEDYTSSILVIYPTEEPQYIIYIVYRYPKKIIYGTRIAAPMAKEIIELIEHRNNKDKHNKIKLPSKISLPKATIKYKKTEYMPDLTGISKRDLMEILKDYTNIKINTKGNGFVYKQSHPPSTKLEDIDTLEIKLR from the coding sequence ATGCGAAAAAATTCTACTAGCAAGTTAAGATTAAATATAGTTCTTATAGCCTTCTTAATAATTACAATATTATCAATATACAAGTACTTTGTTCTAATGTCTTTAAAAAACACAATTTATTTCCCTAAAAATATAGACTCTACTTCAAAAAGAGGAAGCATTTATGATAGAAACGGCAAAGTAATGGCATTCTCTTCACAATCATATTCAGTTGGTACAGACATAAGTAAAATAAAAGACATTGTAAATACATCAGAAACCCTTGGAGCAATTCTTAAGATTGAACCCGAAATACTTAAGAAAGAATTATCCGAAAAAAAAGGATTCATGTACATAAAAAGAAAAGTTCCAAGAGAAGAATCTGATTTGGTTAAAAGAATTCAATCAGAGGGTAGATTAAAAGAAATCACTCTTTATCCGGACCATACAAGAATTTATCCTTTCAGAGGATTATCGAGCAATATTACAGGATTTGTCGGCACTGATAATATTGGGCTTAACGGAATTGAATTATCTCTGAATAGCACACTAAATAAAGACCCCACCAAACAACAATCCATAAACGAAAACCTGAGTACAAACAACATATACTTAACAATAGACATGGACTTACAAAGGAATGTAAATCAAATAACTAAAAAATACTTTAAAGAAAATAATCCTGAAAGTATGCTTGCTATAATAATGGACGCAAAGAATGGAGATATTATATCTATGCTTCAATTTCCACAATATGATGCTAACTATTATTCAAAATATCCTAAAGATATATGGAATAATTTTGCCACTTCTTTGACTTATGAACCTGGCAGTATTAACAAAATTTTTACAGTTGCAATTATATTGGACAGTGGCCGCCTAAATTTAAATGAAAAATTCTTAGATAACGGAATATATCAAAAAAAATTTAAATCCGGAGAATTAATTACAATAAAAACCTTAAATCCTCCTTATGATTACATTGATTCTAGTGGAATTTTAATCCATTCATCGAATGTGGGGATAGCTCACATTACAGACAAAGTAAATAATGAATATTTCTACACAAAACTCCTTGATTTCGGTTTTGGAGAGAAAGTTGGATTTCCCTTTCCTGGAGAGACAAAAGGACTGCTAAAGCATCACTCTAAATGGTCAGGAAGAAGCAAACCCACAATAGGATTCGGACAAGAAATAGGGGTTTCAGCAATTCAAATACTGCAAGCCGCCAGCGTACTAAGCAACAATGGAATCATGATAAAACCCAAAATCATAAAAAAAATTAGTAATGAAACGGAAAATACGATTCAAGAATTTCAAAAAGAAGAAGTCAGAAAAGTAATATCCAGCCGTACAGCAAAAGAGGTTTTAAAAATGATGAGAGAAGTTGTAAATAAAGGGGGAATACCAAAACTTAAGATAAAAAATCTAAATATCTCAGCAAAAAGTGGCACCTCACAAGTTATTGACAAAACTACGGGAAAATATTCAGAAGAAGATTATACATCGTCAATATTAGTCATATATCCCACAGAAGAGCCCCAATACATCATATACATTGTGTATAGATACCCTAAAAAAATAATATATGGAACAAGAATTGCTGCACCGATGGCAAAAGAAATAATAGAATTAATTGAACATCGCAATAATAAAGACAAACATAACAAAATTAAACTACCCTCAAAAATTAGCTTGCCAAAGGCTACAATAAAATATAAAAAAACAGAATACATGCCAGACCTTACAGGAATCTCTAAAAGAGATTTAATGGAAATACTAAAAGACTACACAAACATAAAAATTAATACAAAAGGAAACGGATTCGTATACAAACAATCACACCCCCCTAGCACGAAACTAGAAGACATAGATACTCTGGAAATAAAGCTCAGGTAA
- the recA gene encoding recombinase RecA — protein sequence MSDKLNKEKAIELARIQIEKDFGKGSLIKMGASPVGRGIESISSGSILLDEAMGVGGYPKGRIVEIFGPESSGKTTLTLQAIAEVQKTGGIAAFIDAEHALDPAYARALGVNTDELWLSQPDTGEQALEIAEYLIRSGGVDLIVVDSVAALTPQAEIDGEMGDAHIGLQARLMSKALRKITGILSKANSCIMFINQIRMRIGVMFGNPETTTGGNALKFYSSLRLEVRKIEQVTGSSSDDVVGNKIRVKVVKNKVAPPFRKVELVIYFGKGISREASILDASVKYALIQKTGSWYSMGNDKLGQGRESVINYLVKEKELTSELESKLRKIIFEDFFEPGNLKEKANLALSEESVERRN from the coding sequence ATGAGTGACAAATTAAATAAAGAAAAGGCTATTGAGCTCGCTAGGATTCAGATAGAAAAAGATTTTGGAAAAGGAAGCCTTATCAAGATGGGAGCGTCTCCTGTGGGTAGGGGAATAGAGAGCATATCAAGTGGTTCTATTTTGTTGGATGAGGCAATGGGTGTTGGGGGTTACCCTAAGGGAAGAATAGTAGAAATATTTGGACCAGAGTCTTCTGGGAAGACCACTTTGACTCTTCAGGCAATTGCTGAAGTACAAAAGACAGGGGGGATAGCGGCTTTTATTGATGCTGAGCATGCTCTTGATCCTGCCTATGCAAGGGCTTTGGGTGTAAATACTGATGAGCTTTGGCTTAGCCAGCCTGATACGGGAGAACAGGCGCTTGAAATTGCTGAATATTTGATTAGAAGTGGGGGTGTTGATTTAATTGTTGTTGATTCTGTTGCGGCTTTAACTCCGCAGGCCGAGATAGATGGGGAAATGGGGGATGCTCACATTGGGCTTCAGGCAAGATTGATGAGCAAGGCTTTAAGAAAGATTACGGGGATATTATCTAAGGCCAACTCTTGTATTATGTTTATTAACCAAATAAGAATGAGAATAGGTGTTATGTTTGGAAATCCGGAAACTACTACGGGGGGGAATGCTTTAAAGTTTTATTCTTCGCTTCGGCTTGAGGTTAGGAAGATTGAGCAGGTCACGGGAAGTTCTTCTGATGATGTTGTTGGCAATAAGATAAGGGTTAAGGTTGTTAAGAATAAAGTGGCTCCTCCCTTTCGTAAGGTGGAGCTTGTCATTTACTTTGGGAAAGGTATTTCTCGGGAGGCTAGCATCTTGGATGCTTCGGTTAAATATGCCTTGATACAGAAAACGGGTTCTTGGTATTCTATGGGAAATGATAAATTAGGACAGGGCAGGGAAAGTGTTATTAACTATCTTGTTAAGGAAAAAGAACTTACTAGCGAACTTGAGAGTAAGCTTAGGAAGATAATTTTTGAAGATTTTTTTGAACCTGGGAATTTGAAAGAGAAAGCTAATTTGGCTTTAAGTGAGGAAAGTGTTGAAAGAAGAAACTAG
- a CDS encoding tetratricopeptide repeat protein — MKPNKIISKSIYYYNSQKYSEVVKLLEKEIFLYKNYYFYHYILGMTYLRMGNLTNSQTYLKKAYTLNPTDPNVKQSIAILLVAQGKEDKAVRIWLKMLEENQDTKRAELSLETIRRNPIQGTLFLNKKNTYDKLFPEIKAKREEALSGLIKISSAVMGLIALVLAILLLINSRELFTLKVSSKSKNKKGINNITAYIDDIKINNKEKIENDEGQFIFILTETEIKNSFQKIKTHLKENKDNFARIEINKILNSNASESIKLKAKNLASFISRPDFITFDDYLDLKKIKETPLIYSNAYVKWEGIANNIEKRDNIIYFDFYVGYNKNTLEGIITTKTTFDIDIDSRDSVEILGQIDYNKNRLALNAITIRTIEKSKS, encoded by the coding sequence ATGAAGCCTAATAAGATTATCAGTAAATCCATTTACTATTACAACTCTCAAAAATATTCCGAGGTTGTCAAGCTTTTAGAAAAGGAGATCTTTTTATACAAAAATTACTACTTCTATCATTATATTTTGGGGATGACTTATCTTAGAATGGGCAATTTAACAAACTCTCAAACATATCTAAAGAAGGCCTACACCTTAAACCCAACAGACCCGAATGTTAAGCAGTCGATTGCAATATTATTAGTAGCTCAAGGCAAGGAAGACAAAGCCGTACGGATATGGCTTAAAATGCTAGAAGAAAATCAAGACACAAAACGCGCAGAACTTTCTTTAGAAACTATCCGAAGAAATCCAATTCAGGGAACGCTATTTTTAAACAAAAAAAACACGTATGATAAACTGTTTCCAGAAATCAAAGCAAAAAGAGAGGAAGCCCTATCTGGGTTGATCAAAATATCATCAGCAGTAATGGGACTTATTGCCCTAGTACTAGCAATATTACTACTTATAAATTCTAGAGAGTTATTTACTCTGAAAGTTAGTTCAAAATCAAAAAATAAAAAAGGTATCAATAACATAACAGCATACATTGATGACATTAAAATAAATAACAAAGAAAAGATCGAAAACGATGAAGGACAATTTATATTCATACTTACCGAAACCGAAATTAAAAATTCATTTCAAAAAATAAAAACTCACCTAAAGGAAAATAAAGATAACTTTGCAAGAATTGAAATAAACAAAATACTAAACTCAAACGCATCAGAATCAATTAAGCTTAAAGCTAAGAATCTTGCCAGTTTCATCTCACGGCCAGATTTTATTACATTTGATGACTATTTGGATTTAAAAAAAATTAAAGAAACTCCATTAATTTACTCAAATGCATATGTAAAATGGGAAGGAATTGCAAATAATATCGAGAAGAGAGATAACATAATTTATTTTGATTTTTATGTAGGGTACAATAAAAACACCCTTGAAGGCATAATCACAACAAAAACAACTTTTGACATCGACATCGACTCTAGAGATTCAGTTGAAATACTCGGTCAGATAGACTACAACAAAAACAGACTTGCTTTAAATGCAATTACAATTCGAACAATAGAGAAATCAAAAAGCTAA
- the greA gene encoding transcription elongation factor GreA — MSNITMEKLDDVLQEDKWTRIVVNNYSLAKIKELDELIEDIISENLTEEALDICGKHLKDIKKSIAGLYVSGMLIYSRRPLNDMSLLTVVDLFSQNLKWTLVEHICNKMLLISENKHALYTLAKIYAQNNENDKLPDIWVRIVEADADDTTFVRQLAAHYENIDLQKSIYFFRKAIYRFIEKKQMSGVREIWTKLTRYVSDDFDSFLLILAKVEKELGFKKVVVLYEDLYEHYSVNGNVDETIEILKGILKLDNKNQKARENLAIFLREKYKGVKNIEEYLEKSDIENLDKNFVDVYSDFEKYLFFAKGNFVHHQTWSVGIVKDVNDQGIVVDFVSKRGHFISFDMAISALAPLEREDIRVLKATRPREELIENIKKDVEWALRVIIKSYKSIDLKGIKKELVPSLMTQNVWNAWSIKAKQILKDNPHFVMASGKIDYYVYNERASNFNEKVYDKFKVEKDFYKRYEIFMNYCNVSSVVRNLHVEEEMLNYFLIYVNNFTKVDHYVISSYVILKSLRNSESTLALKVNMEKDINLEVLLREYPRDIVDLFDSILNAEIKRELVALVKEELGNWVVYYKKLFPYFVNKKLVDALYREDVGETEQLFGYIIKNYKVYKDAYIWLLKHHSSYSLNLEYTDSELLVNLIKILADSVIKINNKNNSVANKRTYKMVINLLIKDRYLSSVLGEVMDEELAKRLYMTCFYIKDFPPKDLLAIKDVIRSVFGDVEFEDEKIQVSGDKSEVGFLTILSSLNRKQKELQYLKDVEIPENSKEIGKARELGDLKENAEYHSAKERQQFLTKKLNSLMLEIEVAKVIDTKELQSSVVGFGTKVTIFNKDTGQEESYLIFGPWESKPDEGVISYKSPFGENLLDAKEGDDLDFVINDARFRYCVKKIEAAKIN; from the coding sequence ATGTCTAATATTACTATGGAAAAATTAGATGATGTTTTACAAGAGGACAAGTGGACAAGGATAGTTGTTAATAATTATTCTCTTGCTAAGATAAAGGAATTGGATGAGTTAATAGAGGATATAATTTCTGAAAATTTGACAGAGGAAGCTTTAGATATTTGTGGTAAGCATTTAAAGGATATCAAGAAGAGTATTGCTGGTCTTTATGTTTCGGGTATGCTTATATATAGCAGAAGGCCTCTTAATGATATGAGTTTGCTTACAGTTGTGGATTTGTTTTCTCAAAATCTTAAGTGGACTCTTGTTGAACATATATGTAATAAAATGCTTTTAATTTCTGAGAATAAACACGCTCTTTATACTCTTGCAAAGATATATGCTCAAAATAACGAGAATGACAAACTCCCGGATATCTGGGTTCGTATTGTTGAGGCTGATGCTGATGATACTACTTTTGTAAGACAACTTGCTGCTCATTATGAAAATATTGATTTACAAAAGTCTATATATTTTTTTAGGAAAGCTATTTATCGTTTCATTGAAAAAAAGCAGATGTCAGGTGTTAGAGAAATATGGACTAAGCTGACTCGATATGTATCTGACGATTTTGATTCTTTTCTTCTTATACTGGCAAAGGTTGAGAAGGAGCTTGGCTTTAAAAAGGTTGTAGTTCTTTATGAGGACTTGTATGAACATTATTCTGTAAATGGGAATGTGGATGAAACGATAGAGATTTTAAAGGGAATTTTAAAGCTTGACAATAAAAACCAGAAGGCTAGGGAAAATTTAGCTATCTTTTTAAGGGAGAAGTATAAGGGCGTTAAAAATATTGAAGAGTATCTTGAAAAATCCGATATTGAAAACCTGGATAAGAATTTTGTCGATGTTTACTCTGATTTTGAAAAATATTTGTTTTTTGCTAAGGGTAATTTTGTACATCATCAAACTTGGTCTGTTGGAATAGTTAAGGACGTAAATGATCAGGGTATTGTGGTGGATTTTGTATCTAAGAGGGGGCATTTTATTAGTTTTGATATGGCTATATCTGCGCTGGCTCCCCTTGAGAGAGAAGATATAAGGGTTTTAAAGGCTACTAGACCAAGGGAAGAGCTTATAGAAAATATTAAAAAGGATGTTGAATGGGCATTGAGGGTAATCATTAAGAGCTATAAATCAATCGACCTTAAGGGGATTAAAAAGGAGCTTGTTCCTAGTTTAATGACTCAAAATGTTTGGAATGCTTGGAGTATTAAAGCGAAGCAAATTTTAAAGGATAATCCTCATTTTGTGATGGCGTCTGGCAAAATTGATTATTATGTATATAACGAAAGAGCTTCTAATTTCAATGAAAAAGTCTACGACAAGTTTAAAGTGGAGAAAGATTTTTATAAGAGATATGAGATTTTTATGAACTATTGTAACGTTAGTAGTGTTGTAAGGAATTTGCATGTTGAGGAGGAAATGCTTAATTATTTTTTAATTTATGTGAATAATTTTACAAAAGTTGATCATTATGTTATAAGTTCTTATGTAATACTTAAATCTTTAAGAAATTCTGAAAGTACACTTGCTTTGAAGGTTAATATGGAGAAGGACATCAATTTGGAGGTTCTTTTAAGGGAGTACCCTAGAGATATTGTTGATCTTTTTGATTCGATTTTGAATGCAGAAATTAAAAGGGAATTGGTTGCTCTCGTTAAGGAAGAGTTGGGTAATTGGGTTGTTTATTATAAGAAGCTTTTTCCATACTTTGTTAACAAAAAGCTGGTCGATGCCCTTTATAGGGAAGACGTGGGGGAGACGGAGCAACTTTTCGGTTATATCATAAAAAATTATAAGGTATATAAAGACGCATATATTTGGCTTTTAAAACATCATAGTTCTTATTCACTTAATTTGGAATATACCGATTCAGAGTTATTGGTGAATTTAATCAAGATCCTAGCTGACAGCGTTATTAAGATTAACAATAAGAACAATTCTGTTGCTAACAAGAGGACTTATAAAATGGTTATTAATCTTTTGATTAAGGATAGGTATCTTAGCTCAGTTTTGGGTGAAGTTATGGATGAGGAGCTTGCTAAGAGGTTATATATGACTTGTTTTTATATAAAAGATTTTCCACCAAAAGACCTCCTAGCTATTAAGGATGTAATAAGATCTGTGTTTGGCGATGTTGAATTTGAGGATGAGAAAATTCAAGTCTCAGGAGATAAATCTGAAGTAGGGTTTTTAACTATTTTAAGCTCCTTGAATAGAAAGCAGAAAGAGTTGCAATATTTGAAGGATGTGGAAATACCGGAGAATTCGAAAGAGATTGGTAAGGCTCGTGAACTTGGTGATTTGAAGGAAAATGCGGAGTATCACTCTGCAAAGGAAAGGCAGCAATTTTTAACAAAAAAATTGAATTCTCTCATGTTAGAGATAGAAGTAGCTAAAGTTATTGATACTAAAGAGCTTCAAAGTTCTGTTGTTGGATTTGGAACGAAAGTTACTATCTTTAATAAGGACACAGGGCAGGAGGAATCTTACCTGATATTTGGACCTTGGGAATCAAAGCCGGATGAGGGTGTTATCTCTTATAAATCTCCTTTTGGAGAAAATTTACTGGATGCTAAGGAAGGCGATGATCTTGATTTTGTGATAAATGATGCGCGGTTTAGATACTGTGTTAAAAAAATAGAGGCTGCCAAAATAAATTAG
- the cmk gene encoding (d)CMP kinase, producing the protein MIIAIDGPSASGKSSIAKELGARLGFKFISSGYLYRIITLIAQQFTLNEYDLLCEGKILELISQNDIKFDGSEFLLNCKSVTDLIFNEKIDLQVSLYSSYVGVRNIVNKKLREIVKLEGGNYIIEGRDITTVVFSEADFKVYLDASVEVRALRRHVQRNENMDLSELEHALERRDEIDKNKEYGRLELAEDVFYIDTSYKCLEDACDSIVETLNLKKMI; encoded by the coding sequence GTGATCATAGCGATTGATGGTCCTTCAGCTTCGGGCAAAAGTTCAATTGCGAAAGAATTGGGAGCGAGGTTAGGCTTTAAGTTTATTAGTTCTGGTTATCTCTATAGAATAATAACTCTAATTGCTCAACAATTTACTTTAAACGAGTATGATTTACTTTGCGAGGGTAAAATTTTGGAACTTATTTCCCAAAATGATATCAAGTTTGACGGCTCTGAGTTTTTGCTTAATTGTAAGAGTGTGACCGATCTTATTTTTAATGAAAAGATAGATCTTCAAGTTTCACTTTATTCTTCCTATGTGGGTGTTAGGAATATTGTGAATAAAAAGTTGAGAGAAATAGTTAAATTAGAAGGTGGCAATTATATAATAGAGGGTAGGGATATTACTACTGTGGTTTTTTCAGAGGCGGATTTTAAGGTGTATTTGGATGCTTCTGTTGAGGTTCGTGCTTTAAGGCGGCATGTACAAAGAAATGAAAATATGGATTTAAGTGAGTTGGAACATGCACTGGAGAGACGAGATGAGATTGATAAGAATAAAGAGTATGGCAGGCTAGAATTAGCTGAGGATGTTTTTTATATTGACACAAGTTATAAATGTTTGGAAGATGCGTGTGATAGCATCGTGGAAACTTTGAATTTGAAAAAAATGATATAG
- a CDS encoding lipopolysaccharide assembly protein LapB — protein MSSEKITELTKEIYLSFRKGDFKAALIKSEEAHSLDFDNVEILTALKSSVYWNGQVESLDRIGKEYERAEFLIREWNNFARRYLKKMDFDFIQGRNSIKHFVFQLCLEIYKNIYKLQPENLDVLTKIAKSYKGMGNYEKAITVFLQILGDAKENSDVLAELADSYALIDEIKEAKVLFREAFFINPQKIDIDALESEMILKLIETIKCERNVSDTLIKEWIPVYGTLNGVFNIKRELRPIELGHLKQSVYSLRNELRAKSYRSINESILLPRLINKYFWLIDHYVRIKEDRVRIDEILSYIKEIDIGIYQQYVN, from the coding sequence GTGTCATCGGAAAAAATCACGGAATTAACTAAGGAGATTTACTTAAGCTTCAGAAAAGGTGATTTTAAGGCAGCTTTGATAAAATCGGAAGAAGCACATTCTCTTGATTTTGATAATGTTGAAATTTTGACTGCGCTTAAGAGTTCTGTGTATTGGAATGGTCAGGTTGAAAGCCTTGATAGAATAGGCAAGGAGTATGAAAGGGCTGAGTTTTTAATAAGGGAATGGAATAATTTTGCAAGAAGATATTTAAAGAAGATGGATTTTGATTTTATTCAAGGACGTAATTCAATCAAACACTTTGTGTTTCAGTTGTGCTTGGAAATATACAAAAATATATACAAGTTGCAACCAGAAAACCTAGATGTTTTAACAAAGATTGCTAAATCTTACAAGGGGATGGGCAATTATGAGAAGGCTATAACTGTTTTCTTGCAGATACTGGGAGATGCTAAGGAAAATTCAGATGTGTTAGCGGAGCTTGCGGATTCTTATGCCCTTATTGATGAGATTAAGGAAGCTAAGGTATTGTTTAGAGAAGCTTTTTTTATTAATCCTCAAAAGATAGATATAGATGCTCTTGAATCTGAGATGATACTTAAATTAATAGAAACCATTAAGTGTGAGAGGAATGTATCAGATACTCTTATTAAGGAGTGGATACCCGTTTATGGGACGTTGAATGGTGTTTTTAACATAAAAAGAGAATTAAGGCCTATTGAACTTGGACATTTGAAACAGTCTGTTTATAGTTTGCGTAATGAGCTTAGGGCAAAATCTTATAGGTCAATAAACGAGAGCATATTGCTTCCAAGGCTTATTAATAAGTATTTTTGGCTTATTGATCACTATGTGAGGATAAAAGAGGATCGGGTTCGGATTGATGAAATTTTGTCTTATATCAAAGAGATAGATATAGGGATATATCAGCAATACGTAAATTAG
- the hisS gene encoding histidine--tRNA ligase, producing the protein MNVRTLKGFRDYLPKEALIRTHVIKQIYSVLMSYNFDLIDTPVLEYSEFLFRKGGDEVEKQAYRFKDNGDRDVAMRFDLTVPFARFIATNRAKLRFPFKRFQIGKVFRGENTQKGRYREFMQFDFDMIGEDTFQSDAEILSIAYCGLEEVFLNFIEGIDRRFIIHFSHVGILNSYVNMLGLEGKSIFILRNVDKLDKIGIENVRKNLLTELSEEHVDLILKFINLQGTFWEKLEALKNILGDNDAIKRLEGIFVHLSSLGIQDAFNLNLKIVRGLDYYTGVVFEAEISGIDMGSICSGGRYDNLVSSFSSSLQKVSGVGGSFGVDRIKDVIENEKFSYIKLFVTKASSRVLIVNIDSGLEAYYYKLADRFRRHDYSKSNNIACEVYPKNKEGKNIKEQIEYALHKDIRFLVFVGQEEYREDKVRVRDLTKKEELLLSFSEAIKAIKGNDKFLCTPF; encoded by the coding sequence GTGAACGTTAGAACTTTGAAAGGTTTTAGGGATTATTTACCCAAGGAAGCCTTGATCCGTACCCATGTGATAAAGCAAATATATAGTGTTCTTATGTCATATAATTTTGATTTAATAGACACTCCTGTACTTGAATATTCCGAATTTCTTTTCAGGAAAGGCGGAGATGAAGTAGAAAAACAAGCTTATAGGTTTAAGGATAATGGTGATAGAGATGTTGCTATGCGTTTCGACCTGACGGTTCCTTTCGCAAGATTTATTGCTACCAATAGAGCTAAGCTTAGGTTTCCTTTTAAAAGGTTTCAGATAGGAAAGGTATTCAGAGGTGAAAATACGCAAAAGGGAAGATACAGAGAATTTATGCAGTTTGATTTTGACATGATAGGTGAGGATACTTTTCAAAGTGATGCTGAAATTTTATCCATTGCTTACTGTGGACTTGAGGAGGTTTTTTTAAATTTTATAGAAGGTATTGATAGAAGGTTTATTATACATTTCTCTCACGTTGGAATATTAAATTCTTATGTAAACATGTTGGGGCTAGAGGGCAAGAGTATTTTTATTTTAAGAAATGTAGATAAATTAGATAAAATTGGAATTGAAAACGTTAGGAAAAATTTGCTTACGGAGTTAAGCGAAGAGCATGTTGATTTAATTTTGAAATTTATAAATTTGCAAGGAACTTTTTGGGAAAAATTGGAGGCTTTGAAAAACATTCTGGGCGATAATGATGCTATTAAGAGGCTTGAAGGTATTTTTGTGCATTTAAGTTCATTAGGAATTCAAGATGCTTTTAATTTAAATCTTAAGATAGTTCGTGGGCTTGATTATTATACTGGGGTTGTATTTGAAGCAGAGATATCAGGAATTGATATGGGTAGCATTTGTAGCGGTGGCAGATATGATAATTTGGTATCATCATTTTCTAGCTCTTTACAAAAGGTTTCAGGCGTTGGGGGCTCTTTTGGGGTTGATAGAATCAAAGATGTGATTGAGAATGAAAAGTTTAGTTATATCAAATTGTTTGTTACTAAAGCCAGTTCTAGAGTATTGATTGTTAATATAGATAGTGGGCTGGAAGCTTATTATTACAAACTTGCAGATAGGTTTAGGAGGCATGATTATTCTAAGTCGAATAATATTGCTTGCGAGGTGTATCCAAAGAACAAAGAGGGCAAAAATATTAAGGAACAAATTGAATATGCTCTTCATAAGGATATAAGATTTTTAGTTTTTGTTGGTCAAGAGGAATATAGAGAGGATAAGGTGAGAGTGAGAGATTTAACTAAAAAGGAAGAGTTGTTATTATCTTTCAGCGAGGCTATAAAGGCTATTAAGGGGAATGATAAATTTTTATGCACACCTTTTTAA